The Gopherus flavomarginatus isolate rGopFla2 chromosome 16, rGopFla2.mat.asm, whole genome shotgun sequence genomic sequence GCATGCAGCCACACAAATAATCATAACAGAGGGCTGGGAATTAGAGGGTTAGCAGCATGGGGGacgggatggggcaggggcttgggctgtccctgtgtctgccccctGTGCTGCATTTGACCCAAGTGGGTGGCTTGTCGCTTGATGACTCAGCTAGCACAATCTGCAGTCAGCAGGATAGCAAGGGGCACTAGGACGGAGCCCTGTGAGGGTGAACAAATTAAGGGCAATGTGGAAGGGTTGGCTTCAGCCACTGAACTCCATGGTAAGgctcccacagacttcagtgcGGCTAGACCAGGGCTTAGATTTCAGAGTCGTCTCCCCACTGATatgctgcaggggcagctccccGCCTCTCAGAGCCAACTCAGGCTGATATCTGTAACATCTGGGTCACAGTTACAATGGAGCACAGCTCTGTAGGGAGGATCCAGAGCCTGCAACTATTGGACATGAAGGCCCTGCCCATGGGACAGGAGCTCCTGAGACAAGACAGCCATTAGTGGAGACCAGATAGCCCTTGTCCTCATTTTCAGCAAAAGGAGTCCCAGAAACCCCGTGGAGTGGGATGATCTCAGATGGGACtcttggattctattcccagctttgggatgggagtggggatcTGGTGGTTAGAATGTGGGTGTGGCAGATTCATagctgctggaactagggatgctgggggtacggccacaccccctggcttgaagtggtgtccattatatacagggcttACGGTTTGGGTCAATGGCTGGCtgtcagcactcccactatacaagTTGTTCTAGCACCGCTGGGCTGGTTCCATCAGGTACATGGGCAGCGCTGTCATGGCTTGGAGCTAGGGCAGAGAGGGACACTTGCTGGCGTGTTTGAGGTGAAGACCACAAGGCTAGGTGGGCCCTGCGGAACTCACCATGACAGGCGCAGGAGCAGAGGTCCTCATGGCTCCCATAAACGACCCAACGGCTCCAGGGCCCATCCCCTGTGAACAGCATCACCACGTGGTTCTGGCTGTTGCCATAGTTGAAGTAGAGGTTCTCCTTGGCGAGGGCCAGCAGCCCATTTGCCCggcactcccagtgctgcagctccCTATGGGCCTTGCAGGGCTCCAGGTGCACAGCCATTCGGCTGAGCCGCTCTGGCACAGCTACGCACTTCTGGTGGGCCACACTCAGCAGCTGGCCCTGAGACAGCCACTGGAAGTGCTGGCTGGGGGCACCAGGGTTGCAAGGCGCAGCTGTCAGGGAGCCACCAGCTGTCACATCCACGCATAGCTGGTGTGACTCACTGTAGATCAGGAAGAAGCCagaggctggagagcctgggtggaaagaggtggtaagtgctggggcagggacacCACAAGCAATAGGAGCCTGGCTGCGAGGACAGGGCCCAGCCCCAAACCAACCCTCCAATGGTTGAAAACTGgatacccctgccccacctcttccctcacccccacccaagGCCTTatcttctgctctgcctcctttctccctccagttgcttgctcccccctcccctaggACTTACCtgccacctgcagagctgggctgggaggaaCTGCTGCAGATCCTGCCCAATCTGGGCTCTGGTTCAGAAAAAGTCAGTCCCTGGAGTGAGGGGCCAGGGACAATTGTGGAacagcggggcagggggagcactGGTCCCCAAAGCAAGGGGCTAGGGATGATTAGGGCACAGCAGGGTGGAGAGGGGGGGGGTGTTGGTCCCTGGAGCGAGGGATTGAAGCAGAAGAAATAGGGTCACAGTGGGTTGGACTGTCCCCAGAGCCAGAGGctggagctgaggatctgggagcCAGTTCTCTCTGTCAgcagctgagcagctgctgctcttcctgccctCTCAGCGGGGAGGATGATTGATGTTACTCTGGTAAGCAGACTTTTAGTGTCTGCTCAGCAGTACTGACTGGACACTGacaggtcccctttttgaccggacacctggcaaccctacccagcaaaaggagtgaggggagggaggTAGGGCTAGTCCACCTGACTCCAGAGCCCCATGGTTTCAGGAAGCGTTGGGAGCCATGGGCCACCGGGAGCGCAGCATGTGGAGCCAGCAGGGCACAGATGTGGTCAGAGGTCTGGGATTCGCCACCACAGAAACTCACCCACATCCTGGAGCTGCTGGTTCTCCACTTGCATTCTCTCAAGGGCACTGGCCATCTCCATATCTGCAGGAGATGGAAACACACCAGTGGTCTCGGCCATGTCACAGCAGCTGTGTTGAGAAACACTAGGAAGATAGGAGCCACCAGATCACCTTATCTCTGGCCTTGCCCTGGGCACATGGCCCAGCAGTCTTTGCAGTGCCCAG encodes the following:
- the LOC127035696 gene encoding uncharacterized protein LOC127035696 isoform X3, with the translated sequence MACKATYSNVDIIEPGQEEPWGSEPREKAAVSDVYTEDESQYEAVDPAVGARQMEQQEVQAPEWEWRQGQRWILACTTVLGVSVLLNLLLLTLGVVRYMEMASALERMQVENQQLQDVGSPASGFFLIYSESHQLCVDVTAGGSLTAAPCNPGAPSQHFQWLSQGQLLSVAHQKCVAVPERLSRMAVHLEPCKAHRELQHWECRANGLLALAKENLYFNYGNSQNHVVMLFTGDGPWSRWVVYGSHEDLCSCACHVCTPCRRGWTFFQDRCYFHSCSLGTWDTANRSCASLGALLLQVTSLAEQISHQRQCL
- the LOC127035696 gene encoding macrophage mannose receptor 1-like isoform X2, producing MLISQPPRVGVETGPAVDFGLHDCPGSLCAAEPAAPHTWCCPICCDMAETTGVFPSPADMEMASALERMQVENQQLQDVGSPASGFFLIYSESHQLCVDVTAGGSLTAAPCNPGAPSQHFQWLSQGQLLSVAHQKCVAVPERLSRMAVHLEPCKAHRELQHWECRANGLLALAKENLYFNYGNSQNHVVMLFTGDGPWSRWVVYGSHEDLCSCACHVCTPCRRGWTFFQDRCYFHSCSLGTWDTANRSCASLGALLLQVTSLAEQAHIVASMKAPSFWMGLTDQALEGAWMWVDGTHSAANASYWQTGEPNGMQKENCALARQDGHWYDAPCTEQHHWVCEKEP